A window of the Salarias fasciatus chromosome 7, fSalaFa1.1, whole genome shotgun sequence genome harbors these coding sequences:
- the LOC115392205 gene encoding unconventional myosin-Va-like — protein MAASELYSKHARVWLPDAEEVWKSAELVRDYSPGDPTLSLQLEDGTKVEHKIDPKTKELLPLRNPNILVGENDLTALSYLHEPAVLHNLKVRFIDSKLIYTYCGIVLVAINPYESLPIYEADIIHAYSGQNMGDMDPHIFAVAEEAYKQMARKERNQSIIVSGESGAGKTVSAKYAMRYFATVSCSSGEANVEERVLASNPIMEALGNAKTTRNDNSSRFGKYIEIGFDKKHSIIGANMRTYLLEKSRVVFQAQNERNYHIFYQLCASSHLPEFKAFKLGCAEDFHCTNQGQSPVIDGVDDAKEMCNTRKAFSLLGVGDSDQMEIYQILSAILHLSNVEVKEQSADRCSISPDNVHLVVFCELLGVPCEEMAHWLCHKKLKTTTETYVKPVSKTNALNGRDALAKHIYARLFSWVVNSINAALKSAGKQRSFIGVLDIYGFETFDINSFEQFCINYANEKLQQQFNMHVFKLEQEEYMKEEIPWTLIDFYDNQPCIDLIEARLGVLDLLDEECKMPKGSDDTWAQKLYNTLLRQNAHFDKPRLSNRAFIIHHFADKVEYQCVGFLEKNKDTVNEEQINVLKKTKFNLLLKLFEDGEKASGSPSKKSGVSGRAGPTQKDNRKTVGLQFRQSLHLLMDTLNATTPHYVRCIKPNDHKAPFTLDPVRAVQQLRACGILETIRISAAGFPSRWTYQEFFNRYRVLMKQKDALPDRKQTCKNLLEKLIQDEEKYQFGKNKIFFRAGQVAYLEKLRSDKLRLACVRIQKTIRCWLARKKYLRMRESAVTIQKHVRGHQARRYVKFLRQTSAAVIIQRNVRMWAQRRRYQRQRSAAVAIQSLWRTYTARKKYQKMMFEQRTVVLQKWARGWLARRRYRRALAAVVLLQSCVRRMRARKELKKLKVEARSVEHFKKLNVGMENKILQLQHKINEQHKENRELSERMSAVTKTLAADRDKQCSEIEQLRKLEQEARTKAARLPSLLEQLTFLQHELEVTRKEKDDLEEQSNIYREQTQKVVDELNMKNNVLKSNIDELNKHILEQDQQLTDIKTNNENTKQLETDLAEERSRYQSLLSEHLHLEERHKDLKEEMDFSPSSRKSSHKRTDSNYSSNSSEFSQSLGSTGDEDGSPPPEDEAEAAVDLPILLKLQRRVKELEQDKQALMEQLDKKEEAQQEKAKEAEKQNSVGRVELDLETLKRQELENENKKLKQDLNMLRKSLTSEHGDAAPPAPGSQPYNILLDQLSSSNEELEMRKEEVLLLRSHMVRQEALKHKDSALGEVVSLDLSEIPSYQDIDRSKDIHTLNEDGELWLAYEGLKETNRILECQMREQGHVHSEKLKKLSEEVSRLKNEKEQQQKLFAQNLLLPEDARIEASLKLEITRLTKENLELLEDGERQDKAIRKLKKQLKFYQKKVEDYEASLQQRYTASMMNAPVRTVHITRKEKEYQGMLKYKQGEEQRLLKNLVTDLKPRGVAVSFTPGLPAYIIFMCLRYADNVNNDQRVSDLLNSTISSIKGVIKRKGNDFEVVSFWLANTCRLMHCLKQYSGDEVYAKHNTAKQNEQCLSNFELSEYQQVFGDLSIQIYRQLIKCMEDILQPIIVASMLEHNAEQGVLGAKPTGMRKKSSLSEEGVATVEVLLQRLSLFHSTMGQHGMDPELIKQVVRQQFYIICAVTLNNLLLRKDMCSWGKGLQIRFNVWQLNEWLVERELTDCGAKDTLEPLLQAAQLLQIRKSTEADAQAICSICSALTAEQIVKLLTLYTPVNEFEERVDINFITTIKSLLKDRVESSTLMMDTKKIFSVTLQFSPSCVALETIQIPASLNLGFLSRI, from the exons atGGCAGCCTCTGAACTTTACTCCAAG CATGCCCGTGTATGGCTCCCAGATGCAGAAGAAGTGTGGAAGTCAGCGGAGCTCGTCAGAGACTACAGTCCTGGCGACCCGACGTTgtctctgcagctggaggatgGCACG AAAGTGGAGCACAAAATAGATCCTAAAACCAAGGAGCTGCTGCCATTAAGAAACCCCAATATCCTGGTGGGGGAGAACGACCTCACCGCTCTCAGCTACCTCCATGAGCCAGCAGTGCTGCACAACCTTAAAGTGCGCTTTATCGACTCCAAGCTGATTTACACCTACTGTG GAATTGTTTTGGTTGCCATCAATCCTTATGAGAGCCTGCCCATCTATGAAGCGGACATCATTCACGCCTACAGTGGCCAGAACATGGGGGACATGGACCCCCATATCTTCGCAGTTGCGGAGGAGGCGTACAAGCAGATGgccag GAAGGAGAGGAATCAGTCCATCATCGTGAGCGGGGAGTCTGGTGCCGGAAAGACGGTCTCTGCTAAGTACGCTATGCGTTACTTCGCCACGGTCAGCTGCTCCTCGGGCGAGGCCAACGTCGAGGAGCGAGTTCTTGCCTCCAATCCCATCATGGAG GCTCTCGGAAATGCAAAGACCACAAGAAATGACAACAGCAGTCGCTTTGGGAAATACATCGAGATTGGATTTGATAAGAAGCACAGCATAATTGGGGCTAACATGAGAACCTACTTACTGGAAAAGTCTAGAGTTGTATTTCAG GCTCAAAATGAAAGGAACTATCATATATTCTACCAACTGTGTGCCTCTTCACATTTACCAGAGTTTAAAGCCTTCAAGTTGG GTTGTGCAGAAGACTTCCACTGCACCAACCAGGGCCAGAGCCCAGTCATCGACGGAGTGGACGATGCCAAAGAGATGTGCAACACCAGGAAGGCTTTCTCTTTATTGG GAGTTGGAGACAGTGATCAAATGGAAATTTACCAGATTCTTTCAGCAATTCTCCACCTTAGCAACGTGGAGGTGAAAGAACAGTCGGCGGACAGATGCAGCATCTCG CCAGATAATGTTCACCTGGTGGTTTTCTGTGAGCTCCTGGGGGTGCCTTGTGAGGAAATGGCGCACTGGTTGTGTCACAAAAAACTCAAGACCACCACGGAAACCTACGTCAAGCCCGTGTCCAAAACGAACGCGCTGAACGGCCGCGACGCCCTCGCCAAACACATTTACGCCAGACTCTTCAGCTGGGTCGTGAACAGCATCAATGCTGCCTTGAAATCTGCGGGGAAACAACGCTCATTCATCGGTGTGCTCGACAtctatgg GTTTGAAACATTCGATATCAACAGCTTTGAACAGTTCTGCATCAATTATGCGAatgagaagctccagcagcagttCAACATG CATGTCTTCAAACTGGAGCAAGAGGAGTACATGAAGGAAGAGATCCCCTGGACGCTCATTGACTTCTACGACAACCAGCCGTGCATCGACCTCATCGAGGCCAGGCTCGGagtcctggacctcctggacgAGGAGTGCAAG ATGCCCAAAGGCTCTGATGACACATGGGCACAGAAGCTGTACAACACCCTGCTGAGGCAGAACGCTCACTTTGATAAACCCAGGCTGTCCAATAGAGCTTTCATCATCCACCACTTTGCAGACAAG GTGGAGTACCAGTGTGTGGGCTTCCTGGAGAAAAATAAGGACACAGTCAATGAGGAGCAGATAAACGTGCTGAAAAAGACCAAG tttaatttgctGCTCAAGCTGTTTGAGGATGGAGAGAAGGCGTCCGGTTCCCCCAGCAAGAAAAGTGGCGTCAGTGGAAGAGCGGGGCCGACTCAGAAGGACAACAGGAAGACTGTTGGACTGCAG ttTCGACAGTCTCTGCATTTGCTGATGGACACACTGAACGCTACGACCCCTCACTATGTACGCTGCATCAAACCCAATGATCATAAAGCTCCATTCAC CCTGGATCCTGTGAGAGCGGTGCAGCAGCTTCGAGCTTGCGGTATCCTCGAAACAATCCGGATCTCAGCGGCAGGTTTCCCATCCAG GTGGACCTATCAGGAGTTTTTTAATCGCTACCGGGTCCTCATGAAGCAGAAAGATGCTCTTCCTGATAGAAAACAGACCTGCAAGAATCTTCTGGAAAAACTCATCCAG GATGAAGAGAAGTACCAGTTTGGCAAAAACAAGATCTTCTTCAGGGCCGGCCAGGTGGCCTATCTGGAGAAGCTGCGGTCCGACAAGCTGCGTTTGGCGTGCGTCCGCATTCAGAAAACCATCCGCTGCTGGCTGGCCCGCAAGAAGTATCTGAGGATGAGAGAGTCGGCCGTCACCATTCAGAAACATGTGCGGGGCCACCAGGCTCGCCG TTATGTCAAGTTCCTGCGGCAGACCAGCGCAGCCGTTATTATCCAGCGAAACGTGCGAATGTGGGCCCAAAGGAGACGATACCAGCGGCAGCGCTCTGCTGCCGTCGCTATTCAGTCCCTCTGGAGGACCTACACGGCCAGAAAGAAGTACCAGAAG ATGATGTTTGAGCAGAGGACGGTGGTCCTTCAGAAGTGGGCGAGAGGCTGGCTGGCCCGGCGGCGCTACCGACGCGCCCTGGCAGCCGTGGTCTTGCTGCAGAGCTGTGTGCGTCGCATGAGGGCcaggaaggagctgaagaagctgaaagTGGAGGCGCGCTCGGTGGAGCACTTCAAGAAGCTCAACGTCGGCATGGAGAACAagatcctgcagctgcagcacaagaTCAATGAGCAG cacaaagaaaacagagagcTCAGTGAGAGAATGAGCGCTGTGACGAAGACTCTGGCTGCAGACAGAGACAAACAGTGCAGCGAGATAGAACAGCTTCGGAAACTGGAGCAAGAGGCCAGAACCAAAGCAGCCAGGCTCCCCTCGCTACTGGAGCAGCTCACCTTCCTCCAGCACGAGCTGGAAGTAACCCGCAAGGAGAAAGACGACCTGGAAGAGCAGAGCAACATCTACAGGGAGCAGACGCAGAAG GTGGTAGATGAGCTTAATATGAAGAATAACGTGCTGAAGAGCAACATAGACGAGCTGAACAAGCACATCCTGGAACAAgaccagcagctgacag ACATCAAGACCAACAATGAGAACACCAAGCAGCTGGAGACGGACTTGGCCGAGGAACGATCCCGCTACCAAAGTCTGCTGAGTGAACATCTGCatctggaggagagacacaaAGACCTGAAGGAGGAAATGGATTTCAGTCCT AGTTCACGCAAATCCAGTCACAAGAGGACGGACTCCAACTACAGCAGCAACTCGTCTGAGTTCAGTCAGAGTCTGGGCTCCACGGGCGACGAGGACGGCTCGCCTCCGCCAGAG gATGAAGCCGAGGCTGCTGTGGACCTGCCGATCCTTCTGAAGCTCCAGAGGagagtgaaggagctggagcaggacaaACAGGCACTAATGGAGCAGCTGGATAAAAAGGAGGAGGCGCAGCAAGAAAAGGCTAAA GAGGCGGAAAAGCAGAACTCTGTTGGTAGagtggagctggacctggaaacactgaag CGACAAGAACTTGAGAACGAGAacaagaagctgaagcaggaTCTGAATATGCTGCGGAAGTCTCTGACCAGCGAGCACGGCGACGCGGCGCCCCCTGCGCCCGGCTCCCAGCCCTACAACATTCTGCTGGACCAGCTCAGCTCGTCCAACGAGGAGCTGGAGATGCGGAAAGAGGAGGTGCTGCTCCTCCGCTCACACATGGTCCGGCAGGAGGCTCTGAAACACAAG GACTCTGCTCTTGGAGAAGTCGTGAGTTTAGATCTCAGTGAAATTCCCTCATATCAAGATATTGACAG ATCCAAagacattcacactctgaaTGAAGACGGAGAGCTCTGGCTGGCTTATGAAGGCTTGAAAGAGACCAACAG AATTCTGGAGTGCCAGATGCGGGAGCAGGGACACGTTCACAGTGAGAAGCTGAAGAAGCTTTCTGAGGAGGTGAGCAGGTTAAAGAAtgagaaggagcagcagcagaagctctTTGCTCAGAACCTCCTCCTGCCTGAAGATGCCCGGATTGAGGCGAGTCTGAAGCTTGAGATCACACGACTCACCAAGGAGAACCTG GAACTCCTGGAGGACGGGGAAAGACAAGACAAAGCCATCCGGAAActgaaaaaacagctgaaattttACCAGAAAAAGGTTGAAGATTATGAAG CGAGCCTTCAGCAGAGATACACAGCCTCCATGATGAACGCGCCGGTCAGAACAGTCCATATCACCCGGAAGGAGAAGGAGTATCAAGGCATGTTGAAGTACAAACAGGGCGAGGAGCAGCGTCTGCTGAAGAACCTGGTCACAG ATCTGAAGCCTCGCGGTGTCGCCGTCAGCTTCACTCCAGGACTCCCAGCCTACATCATCTTCATGTGCCTGCGATACGCAGACAACGTCAACAACGATCAGAGAGTCAGCGATCTGCTTAATTCAACCATCAGCAGCATCAAAGGAGTCATTAAG AGGAAAGGAAATGACTTTGAAGTGGTGTCTTTCTGGCTGGCCAACACCTGCCGGCTGATGCACTGTCTGAAGCAGTACAGCGGAGACGAG GTCTACGCGAAACACAACACGGCCAAGCAGAACGAGCAGTGCCTGAGCAATTTTGAACTGTCGGAGTATCAGCAGGTGTTTGGTGACTTATCAATCCAGATTTACCGTCAGCTGATCAAATGCATGGAGGACATTCTGCAGCCCATCATCG TGGCAAGCATGCTGGAGCACAACGCCGAGCAGGGTGTGCTGGGCGCCAAGCCGACGGGcatgaggaagaagagcagcttGTCGGAGGAGGGCGTGGCCACGGTGGAGGTCCTCCTGCAGCGCCTCAGCCTCTTCCACAGCACCATGGGCCAGCACGGCATGGACCCGGAGCTCATCAAGCAGGTGGTGCGCCAGCAGTTCTACATCATCTGCGCAGTCACGCTcaacaacctgctgctgaggaagGACATGTGCTCCTGGGGCAAAGGCCTGCAGATCAG GTTCAATGTTTGGCAGTTGAACGAGTGGCTGGTGGAGCGGGAACTGACGGACTGCGGCGCCAAGGACACCctggagccgctgctgcaggccgcgcagctcctgcagatcAGGAAGAGCACGGAGGCGGACGCTCAGGCGATCTGCAGCATATGCAGCGCCCTCACCGCAGAGCAG ATTGTTAAACTGTTGACGCTGTACACCCCGGTGAATGAGTTCGAAGAGCGGGTGGACATTAACTTCATCACGACTATTAAA AGCCTTTTGAAAGACAGGGTTGAATCCTCCACTTTAATGATGGACACCAAGAAGATCTTCTCGGTCACCCTGCAGTTCTCGCCGTCCTGCGTGGCTCTGGAGACCATTCAGATCCCCGCCAGCCTCAACCTGGGCTTCCTCAGTCGGATCTGA